GGCTGtgttaacacagacacagacttttttttggcTGGCGCTGAGAAGGGTTGGTTGACTGGACCTGAACGCTTCGTGGATCGTGTTCACACACTTATCAAACAAACTAGACTGTGGGGTCAAGTGCACTCTGATCTGGGTGCAGTTTCCTGATGTTAAACCCCCTTACTGCATTATATAccaatatatttgtatattttttattgtaaccgGCCTCCTGAAATTTGTGTTTCCCCTACacataaaatgtcatcacaTACACCTAAACCAGGGCCATTGCTGCCAGTAGCTTTCCACAAAGCGCAGATTGGTCTGAACCATGGTGgtttggacacaaacacattacttgAAGCTGCATTATCTTGTAATATCACAAGAATCCAGCAGCCGTGCAAGGCAATAGTTATCGAGTACGTGTGGGAAACGCTGCCACTTATTGTCATGGCATTGCTGTCACAAAAAAAGCTGATCTCTCACCCCCCTTATCTTTGAAAGCACCCACTTTTTTGGTCAATTTCCACTTCAGTGTCCTGACGTACTTTGGCAATATGCCACCACGTACATGCAGACTAGGTAGGCTAGATAAAGGAAGCACACCTGTAACGTTGGTGGACAGCAAGGGTCAATCAAAGATTTGCAACATAATATAAAGATAGATAAATAGGACGGTTATATGTTGCATTCCAATTTAATACAAAATCAAACATGGCCAAGTtgtatgtgtgatgtatgtgtTGTAGTGATGAGAGTTTGTTGTGAAGTCATTTTAGCAACTTGGCTGCTAAACTCACTTATTTTATTCGGGAGcgtatattttttacataacagGGTGTGCTGTAATTGTTGATCTGTACCTTTCAAagtaagtctcttttatttaattgatgCAATAACCAATAGCCAAGTGAAGAATAGAACATACAGACATCAAGGTGAAACCGTGCAGTCTGTTTAATCATGGATGACAttacatgaatttaaaaagccCTATACTCAATCTAGTCTAACATTAAGCTGCTAAAACCACTTTATGTGTTGCATTTGTGTAGTATACTTATGCATGAgatacaaaacaacacattgccCAATAGGGCTGCTAGTGGTCAATCATTCCTCAGTGTTAAATCATCTTGGCTTTGAAACAAATGAGACAAATATTAGACACATGAaatataatgtgtgttttaagttgGTTTGACCTCATCTTCAGTAAACATAAGCAGGATGATGCAATGTCTTCAAAGTTtaatagtacagtatatatcatTTTACCCAAAGACACAATTCATGTTTTCTGGAGCTTTCTAAAGTTGAGTGTTTAAATAGTAATGCATCACACCAGCTGGAAATGAAGCAACTTAAAATGAATATGATTTGTTACAAAAATGTAGGGCGAATAATTTAAAACACAGTAGTTAATCTGTTGGTTCAGCTTCAGTCCAGCAGCTCTTCACTCTGTAAAGTAACATATTGAGACTGTcagtttggttttatttacataCTATAGTGTGCACTCACATATTTGATCAGTCTCTTTATGGAACAATGTGTGATTCCTAAACCTTATACAAGTTTTTATACCTCTGACATTCAGTGTCATTGAGGATTCGGAGGTCCCCAGTTTGTTCTCAATGGCGACTTTGTATTCCCCATCATCTGTGGGTCCAACTCTTAGTATGAGCAAGGAGCAGACTCCACATACGTTGGTGATGTGGTAGTGGGTGTTTGTGTTCAGGCTGATGTTGTTGTGGTACCATGTCACACGTGGAGCTGGATCACCCGTTACTGCGCAGCTCATGTAGCACTCGTAACCTTGTGGAGCTGTGCGCCTCTTCAGGGGAACAATAAATGATGGAGGTGACTGAAAATCAAAGGGTTTTGTCTCTGGCATGTTTACTTTGAACTTtcctaaaacacaaagaaatgccTAAAGTTAGGGTTTAGCGGCATTGTAAGAGTTCAGTTCTACGCTTGTACCAGTGTGCTTtccatgttgtcttttttcaaaatttgaaTTATCTGTTCAGGCACCATATAGGCACTGGGACCGTTTTAATAGTATAGTTTCAGCACCACTGTCAGGAAAACAAAACGATTTTCTAAACTTACCAGAGtatattatttgcctttacccacttagtcattatatctacattactgatgattatttatcaaaaatcttgtGTAaagattttgtgaaagcaccaaatcaaatatcaaggtatttggtcaaaaatatcatgatatttgattttctatttGATTCATCTCCCAGCCTTACTGAGGTATCTTTTGCTGGTAAATAAACATGTACTTCAGTACACGGACCAGGTTGTAGGGTACAGGAAAGTGAGAAGTGATTTAGATGTCTTTGTGATCAACCCACAGGCACaaacctttttcctttttggttCCAAACACTGGTGATTCAGAAGGTGGTGAAGGACCCATGTCATTTTTAGCACATACCCTAAAGTTATACTCCCGTCCGGGCAAAATATTGATAACGGTGAACTTATTGTTGAAGAGGTTGTCTGCCACTATCCTCCAAGTAAGTTTGAAAGAGTCCCGCTTGGATACCATGTAGTGTAATCTGTCATCCCTCTTCTCGTCTGGAGAGGGAGTCCAGGACAGAGTCACTGTTCCCGGGATGTTCTGTTCCAGCTCCACTGGACCTGGAGGCTTGGGATCATCTACAACCAGATTTAGAGGCACGGACATACAGAAGTCTGAGTTGCAAAAGTGTATCAGTCCATGCAACATCGTtagtatgtacagtatctgcACACAGATCAGTTTCTCTTTGCTGTatgtttgaatgtattttacagtttatcACTTGCATTCCATAATACCAACTGGAATTTACTTGGTCAAGtgttctaataataataatactagtTTTAATTACGCCATAAAAGAGTATGCATTCAATCTCTGTAACCTCACTGTGTTTgtgatatgtttttatgtatcaAGCCATGAACAGTAGTACTTGATGACCATGCACACTGAGATTCACCTGTAACtctgatctcaatattgatgcTCGCCTGGCCGACGATGTTCTTGACAGTAATGGTGTAGATGCCGCTGTCGGACCGCTCAGATGTGGGGATTAAGAGTTGAGAGCCGTTATCAGAGTTGGTAATAGTCACATGTTTGGACACTGGATTACCATCTTTTAGCCAAGAGATTTGTGGAAATGGGGAGGCCTGTAGACAATAAGAAAgataaatatatctatatattaacttgtaaatgaaattaaatacattCTCCAATGAACCCATTAGGAGTAAAACTCATGGCACAATACCTCAAAGTTGATGTTCAGACGGACCGTGTTTCCAGATCGTACCACCACAAAGGTCTTCATTTTGCGGTCTTTAAACTTTGGCTTGACTGTGAGCGGGAAATTTGAAATACAATGTTTGGAATATTGTAATTATACAATGTAGCAAAGtagaatttttgtttttcattctgcttaaaatattttaagtcTCTGAGTTTTTAAATAATGTCTACTGTATTGTATAGGTTATTAAGAAATGGGCTGTCGAGTTAAGACCTTTCCTGGTCTGGTCAAAACAATTTTACCCTTTACCTGCCATATCCAcggatatgaaaaaaaaagttgaactacactatagagaaaaaaatattgaaagcTGTTATGCAGGCTATATTTTCATGGTTCAGAGCTACGCCGTACCTTTTACAGGCAGAGGGTTATTATAGCAAAGGCTGCACTATGGATATGTATAATGGAAGAAAAACTGGAAGCTAAGATTGTTTGCTATTCTCGCGGATACTAAATCAATCTTAATCAGGGCATTATATAGAAACAGTCAGGTTCttgatttcaatttcaaatcttACCAGGAGGAGGCATGGCAATGATGTAATTGTCAAAGCCTTGAGGTTCTCCATCACCTCCATAATTAGTGGCAATTACTCTCACCCAGTAGGTGGCCATTGCCTTCAAGCCAGGCACATTATAGGATGTTAGAGTAATTGGGATGGCGTTACAACGGGTCCATTCAAGGTTTTCTATTGGTCTGATCTCCACGTAGTAGCCTTGGGCTTCATCCTCTACACCTTTCATTTCTTTAGGTTTTGTCCAAGCCAGTGAAAATGTGGTGTAATTGGAAGATGTTAACTTTAGGTCTGTGACTTTGCCTGGGGGTTCTAAAATTACAGTAATTAGAGGTTATTGGCTCAATGTTTCATAATTACCAACGAGCTAGAGACAGCTTTTGGTCCAACAGCATGTCAGCATGAGTTCAATCTTCAGTGAAGACAAATGCAGTAGAATGTAAGAATTCAGAGTGACGGGCTTACTCATTGGATCTCTTGCGATTACTGTGTCACATGGAAGACTAGGATGTCCAGCACCAGATAGGTTGATAGCAGACACCCTAAATTCATACATTGCTCCTTCAATAACATCTTTCACTGCTAACTTTGTATCTGTGGAAAAAGAAGATATGGTTATCATATCAATAGAAATGCTCACTTATGTGGACAGAAGCATAGCAGGCATTACTTTtcacactttatttattaatttcctGCAGCTTGCCACAGTAGTCAAATACCTGTAATAGGCCCTCCTTGGTTTACAAGGCTCCAGTAATTTGTGcctttcttgttcttttctaAATTGTATCCCATTATGTTGCTTCCTCCAGTGTCACATGGGGGACACCAGGTCAGACTGATGCAGTCTTTAAAGGCACTGACCACTTTTGGTGCTGTTGGGGATCCAGGATAACCTGTGGGGGAAACATGATATGTTAACTGTTCTGTGGGATTATGTTATGTTACttccaaaattaaaacatgCTGCACAACTCTATGCTTTGTAAACTGGTAGAGATAGTTTTAAATTTGAGGGACACACAATGGTCTGCACCTCACTGCATGTTCTCAAAGTCCAACTTTTATCACCTCAGCCGAAGGAGTTGGATGTTATGTTTTCCTCTAGGCCAATTAATGCAACGTTTTTACTGTTGAACATTGTGGAAAAAAGTTGGTCGTCGGGCCAGGTAGTCATTAAAGCACCAAGGTGTAGGATTTGAACATTAATGATTCCTGGCAACTCTTagtggaattaaaaaaatacatcctacaataataataataataatcctcttttttaatacttaaatacttttaaagacAGCAGCAAAAATGGCTCCAACTAAAGACTTACGTAATACGCCAGCTGGTATGTCCTCTGACTGCAGGTAGTCACTGATGCCTTCTGAGTTCTTGGCTCTGATCCTGTAGCAGTATCTCCTTCCAGGGTTCACATCTGTATCTTTGTAACTTGGGTTGCTGCCAGGGATCTCACCGAGATTTGACCATTTATGGCGCCCAAGTTGTTGGCGATCTATGATATAGTTTGTGACCGGGCATCCGCCGTCGTCTTTTGGTGGTTTCCATTTGAACTCAACAGATGTTACAGCACTTTCTATTATGTCCACAGGTCCTTGTGGTGGTGTGGGCTTGTCTGAtggggaaataaaaataagttataTAACAGCAAAAAGCACTGATCTCCTCTTTACATACAGAACAATGGCAAATGTTAAGTCTCTTATTGTCAACTCACCCAGTACAATAAGTTTGGAAATTGCTTCAGTTGTaccaaattcattttttatttttattctgacCTCTCCACCATCTTTCCTTTGACACTTAACAAGGCGTAGTTTGCTTTCAGTCGCTGATGTTTCAATCTTCACATTCAGAGAGGGCAAAAGCTCGTCATCATCCTTGTACCACTGTATCATCATCGGTGCCCCACCTGAGAATGGCAGCTTCCATTCTGCATTTTCACCCGCCTTAATAATGACTGGCTTTGTGAATTTTCCTAGTGCATCAGTGTCAATGTTTGGTGGATCTTCAATGTTagagaaaaaagtttttgtCAAAAATCTAAACTGTTTTAACCCATGGGTAAATGTATCAATAGATACTAAATCGTCTTATTAATTTTTATTCGGACCTTGAATACGAAGTGTTGCTTCTGATTTACGGCCTTCAGCTTCAAAGCGGTACACAGCTGCATCATCTTTTTTACAGCAATCAATTACCAACCTGTGAAAGGCTCCATCTTTGATAATTGTTACCCCATCCTCATTGGTTAGCTTGTCAGACAGAAATAAGTCATATTCATCAGTCTACCATTTTCATAAATTGAGGAATGCAATGCTCCATATCTTTTCGGCTACGATGGATTTCAAACTGTTTTGCAAGCTATGAAACAGATAGATGCGTGGCAGTAATCCTATATTCATAATGTTACCAAAATAGTTGACTTACCAGCTTCCCATCTTTATACCAACGTCCCTCAGAGGTCTCACTGCTTAATTTGCAAGACAGCTCTGCCCGTTCACCAACATTAGCAACAGTGTCTGACAGCCCACTGACAAACTGAACACCACAATCTGCAACAGTAagaccaaagtaaaaaaaaaaaaaagattatcaaAATGTGTGCATTGTATTTGGCGATATGTAACCTCTGTTATACTATTGGGAATAGTGTATATATAACAGAGTTGATACTACTGTGAAAAGTGACTATTTTAGTGTGCGAGTCCATACAAATTAAtagtgcagagaaaacaaaggTAGAGACAAAGCAGTTTTTCTATTTTACAGCATAATTCAAAGCAAATCAAGGACAGGAATGACCAGAGCATTATTCAGTCTTCACACAATGCAAGGATTTTACCTGTAACTGTGTCAGGAACCAAAGGTCCAGTTCGCACTCGCTTAGTTTTCTCATCATCTGCACCATctcttttatttccatcatcTCCATCAGTCAAGAGGTTCTTATTCGTGCCGTCTCCATTACCCTCGTCTTCACCAGTCATGTCACCAGTCCCATCACCAGAACCATCTTTTCCATCTCCCGCATCCTTTTCAGACTGTGCTCCTCTGGCTGCATCCAagctgtctttctgtttttgtagctTGGCCTGCTGTTCCAATGCTAGTTTAATCAGGTCATCTTGATTCCTAGTTTGGGTGTTCTCGCGGCCTTTACCATTTGGATCAGCTGAATTACCGTGAGCACATTAAAGTAAGGAAAATGAGTCCTCTACTtttgttgaaacattttttaaatagacaaaGACTCAAGGAGGGTTTGGCTATCACACTATCAAGATTAGACTGATGCGTTTTTTAttaatacatacagtgtgtgtgtgtgtgtgtgtgtgtgtgtgtgtgtgtgtgtgtgtgtgtgtgtgtgtgtatatttatttatttatttatttatttataagagAAGATAGCCTACCTTCCACTTTGAGAGAGGCACTGCTGGTTGTTATTCCAACAATGGCATAATATGCCCCATCATCTTCCATTTTACAGTCTTTAACTCTCAATGTGTGAATTAGCTTGTCCTCTGAGACAGTAATCTCATGTTTGTCCCCATGTTCAAGTGAAGAATCCTCTTTTGACCAAGTAATTCTGTTGAGG
The Etheostoma cragini isolate CJK2018 chromosome 4, CSU_Ecrag_1.0, whole genome shotgun sequence genome window above contains:
- the LOC117943302 gene encoding immunoglobulin-like and fibronectin type III domain-containing protein 1 translates to MTSKTNQDPKANVAIKKRSRVPGVMITQYVEELPVGKSTPDFTRKPMSVTAQEGKKGVFKAMVSGEPAPTVTWGRNKGEVDDPQIYNTRYDERAQEHILEILKIKPDHADTYKCIATNEYGMAVCTVGLKIIEVGLKKKGQTANSNEPAQDFRRMLKKTVVVTRKKKLPPKTEGEIDPKLLELLINAPKKDYEKICADFGVFDFRWLLKRLNQLKKERADEQAKVVEQLENVKQIEVKPNGRAEFSLDMKLQDPNSAINLYKDGEFVPYGDDENEKHSLKKTGTKYVFTIKDPQPEDAGFYQLDVEDANVLATDFQVPDVGFIAKINDVKVFESEDAIFQCVLSSPLNRITWSKEDSSLEHGDKHEITVSEDKLIHTLRVKDCKMEDDGAYYAIVGITTSSASLKVEADPNGKGRENTQTRNQDDLIKLALEQQAKLQKQKDSLDAARGAQSEKDAGDGKDGSGDGTGDMTGEDEGNGDGTNKNLLTDGDDGNKRDGADDEKTKRVRTGPLVPDTVTDCGVQFVSGLSDTVANVGERAELSCKLSSETSEGRWYKDGKLLTNEDGVTIIKDGAFHRLVIDCCKKDDAAVYRFEAEGRKSEATLRIQDPPNIDTDALGKFTKPVIIKAGENAEWKLPFSGGAPMMIQWYKDDDELLPSLNVKIETSATESKLRLVKCQRKDGGEVRIKIKNEFGTTEAISKLIVLDKPTPPQGPVDIIESAVTSVEFKWKPPKDDGGCPVTNYIIDRQQLGRHKWSNLGEIPGSNPSYKDTDVNPGRRYCYRIRAKNSEGISDYLQSEDIPAGVLRYPGSPTAPKVVSAFKDCISLTWCPPCDTGGSNIMGYNLEKNKKGTNYWSLVNQGGPITDTKLAVKDVIEGAMYEFRVSAINLSGAGHPSLPCDTVIARDPMKPPGKVTDLKLTSSNYTTFSLAWTKPKEMKGVEDEAQGYYVEIRPIENLEWTRCNAIPITLTSYNVPGLKAMATYWVRVIATNYGGDGEPQGFDNYIIAMPPPVKPKFKDRKMKTFVVVRSGNTVRLNINFEASPFPQISWLKDGNPVSKHVTITNSDNGSQLLIPTSERSDSGIYTITVKNIVGQASINIEIRVTDDPKPPGPVELEQNIPGTVTLSWTPSPDEKRDDRLHYMVSKRDSFKLTWRIVADNLFNNKFTVINILPGREYNFRVCAKNDMGPSPPSESPVFGTKKEKGKFKVNMPETKPFDFQSPPSFIVPLKRRTAPQGYECYMSCAVTGDPAPRVTWYHNNISLNTNTHYHITNVCGVCSLLILRVGPTDDGEYKVAIENKLGTSESSMTLNVRE